The proteins below are encoded in one region of Paenacidovorax monticola:
- a CDS encoding NnrS family protein codes for MLSRPRAIGMLRATHPLWMCGMRPFFLLAMLSALALIALWSVVLGAGIAPPRVAGGAVVWHVHEMVFGFACAAVAGFALTAVPEFTGSAGVTRAQLRALVLLWVLGRLGFWSSGAIGMAGLWLSAAAHMGLLLGLAALLARPLWGPAGRAHLALWWTLPALAATVAGFHADALRGLPGLRWLHAALGLLMLLIVVAMSRISMRIVNRAIEATTPGAPPYFARPPRRHLAALCIGLYTLAEFMQPGSRLTGWLALAASASMLHLMGDWHVGRALLRRWPLMLYAVYTCMALGYGLLGWFLLGGEPGAGAGRHLLTMGAMSLAVFAVIAIAGRAHCGLPPDTGPWVPLGSALLLAATGLRAGAAWLGGASWLAGAGACWCLAFALLLWRVGPPLMRERPDGRQGC; via the coding sequence ATGCTGAGCCGCCCACGCGCGATCGGCATGCTACGCGCCACGCACCCGCTCTGGATGTGCGGCATGCGGCCGTTCTTCCTGCTCGCCATGCTCTCGGCACTGGCCCTGATCGCGCTGTGGAGCGTGGTGCTGGGCGCGGGCATCGCGCCGCCGCGCGTGGCGGGCGGCGCTGTAGTGTGGCATGTGCACGAGATGGTCTTCGGCTTCGCGTGCGCGGCGGTGGCCGGCTTCGCGCTCACGGCCGTTCCGGAGTTCACGGGCAGCGCAGGCGTCACGCGCGCGCAGCTGCGCGCGCTGGTGCTGCTGTGGGTGCTGGGGCGGCTGGGCTTCTGGAGCTCGGGCGCCATCGGCATGGCGGGGCTGTGGCTGTCCGCGGCGGCGCACATGGGGCTGCTGCTGGGGCTGGCAGCACTGCTCGCGCGGCCGCTGTGGGGCCCCGCCGGCCGGGCGCACCTGGCGCTGTGGTGGACGCTGCCCGCGCTGGCCGCTACCGTGGCGGGCTTCCATGCCGACGCGCTGCGCGGCCTGCCGGGCCTGCGCTGGCTGCATGCAGCCCTGGGACTGCTGATGCTGCTGATCGTCGTGGCCATGAGCCGCATCTCCATGCGCATCGTGAACCGCGCCATCGAGGCGACCACACCCGGCGCTCCGCCCTACTTCGCCCGTCCGCCCAGGCGCCACCTGGCGGCGCTGTGCATCGGCCTGTACACGCTGGCCGAGTTCATGCAGCCCGGCAGCCGGCTCACGGGCTGGCTGGCCCTGGCGGCGTCGGCGTCGATGCTGCACCTGATGGGCGACTGGCACGTGGGCCGCGCCCTGCTGCGGCGCTGGCCGCTCATGCTCTATGCCGTGTACACCTGCATGGCGCTGGGCTATGGGCTGCTGGGCTGGTTTCTGCTGGGCGGGGAGCCGGGCGCCGGCGCGGGCCGGCACCTGCTGACCATGGGCGCCATGAGCCTGGCCGTGTTCGCGGTGATCGCCATCGCGGGGCGCGCGCACTGCGGCCTGCCGCCCGACACGGGGCCCTGGGTGCCGCTGGGCAGCGCGCTGCTGCTGGCGGCCACGGGCCTGCGCGCGGGCGCCGCATGGCTCGGGGGCGCGAGCTGGCTGGCGGGGGCGGGCGCCTGCTGGTGCCTGGCCTTCGCGCTGCTGCTGTGGCGCGTGGGGCCGCCGCTCATGCGCGAGCGCCCGGACGGGCGGCAGGGCTGCTGA
- a CDS encoding PPK2 family polyphosphate kinase — MARSPFDIGDKSLAARWRPWQPPAGKNGHAVALEDFDPSAKPFSSGDKAVDKAAVEALAVELDELQNLLYADRRYKLLVVLQGTDTSGKDGTIRGVFGRMSALGVKAVGWKAPTETERAHDYLWRIHQQVPGAGEITVFNRSHYEDVLVPVVNGWITPEQQRQRFAHINDFERMLCETGTVVVKFLLHIGKDEQRERLQERLDDPTKHWKFDQGDIAVRAQWDGYQQAYGQLLAATHTAWAPWTIVPANSKTHRNLMIATLLREVLRGLDLRYPAGDPALADIQVK, encoded by the coding sequence ATGGCCCGTTCCCCGTTCGACATCGGCGACAAATCCCTCGCGGCGCGTTGGCGGCCCTGGCAGCCGCCGGCTGGCAAGAATGGCCACGCGGTGGCGCTGGAAGATTTCGATCCATCGGCCAAGCCGTTTTCGAGCGGCGACAAGGCCGTGGACAAGGCCGCCGTGGAAGCGCTGGCCGTGGAGCTGGACGAGCTGCAGAACCTGCTGTACGCCGACCGCCGCTACAAGCTGCTCGTGGTGCTGCAGGGCACCGACACCTCGGGCAAGGACGGGACGATCCGCGGCGTGTTCGGGCGCATGAGCGCGCTCGGCGTGAAGGCCGTGGGCTGGAAGGCCCCCACCGAAACCGAGCGCGCGCACGACTACCTCTGGCGCATCCACCAGCAGGTGCCCGGCGCGGGCGAGATCACGGTGTTCAACCGCAGCCACTACGAGGACGTGCTGGTGCCCGTGGTCAACGGCTGGATCACGCCCGAGCAGCAGCGCCAGCGCTTCGCGCACATCAACGATTTCGAGCGCATGCTCTGCGAGACCGGCACCGTGGTCGTGAAGTTCCTGCTGCACATCGGCAAGGACGAGCAGCGCGAACGCCTGCAGGAGCGGCTGGACGACCCCACCAAGCACTGGAAGTTCGACCAGGGCGACATCGCCGTGCGCGCGCAGTGGGACGGCTACCAGCAGGCCTATGGCCAGTTGCTGGCCGCCACCCACACCGCATGGGCGCCCTGGACCATCGTGCCCGCCAACTCCAAGACACACCGCAACCTCATGATCGCCACGCTGCTGCGCGAGGTATTGCGCGGCCTGGACCTGCGCTACCCGGCCGGCGATCCGGCACTCGCGGACATCCAGGTCAAATAG
- a CDS encoding Glu/Leu/Phe/Val family dehydrogenase — protein sequence MSHTPGTTPVHTLPSYLQADNLGPWGIYLQQVDRVTPYLGSLARWVETLKRPKRALIVDVPIELDNGTIAHFEGYRVQHNTSRGPGKGGVRFHQDVTLSEVMALSAWMSIKNAAVNVPYGGAKGGIRVDPRKLSRGELERLTRRYTSEIGIIIGPSKDIPAPDVNTNGQIMAWMMDTYSMNVGSTATGVVTGKPVDLGGSLGRVEATGRGVFTVGVEAAKLTGLSIEGARVAVQGFGNVGGTAGKLFTEAGAKVVAVQDHTGTVHNDKGLDVPALLEHVKEHGGVGGFAGGTSMANDEFWGVACDILIPAALEGQITKDNAGRIQAKMVIEGANGPTTPEADDILNDKGVLVLPDVIANAGGVTVSYFEWVQDFSSFFWTEDEINARLVRIMQEAFAGVWQVAQEHKVSLRTATFIVACKRILHAREMRGLYP from the coding sequence ATGTCACACACCCCCGGCACCACCCCGGTCCATACCCTGCCCTCCTACCTGCAGGCCGACAACCTCGGCCCCTGGGGCATCTACCTCCAGCAGGTGGATCGCGTCACGCCCTACCTGGGCTCGCTCGCGCGATGGGTCGAGACCCTCAAGCGCCCCAAAAGGGCGCTGATCGTGGATGTGCCCATCGAACTGGACAACGGCACCATCGCCCACTTCGAGGGCTACCGCGTGCAGCACAACACCTCGCGCGGCCCCGGCAAGGGCGGCGTGCGCTTCCACCAGGACGTGACGCTGTCCGAGGTGATGGCCCTGTCGGCCTGGATGTCGATCAAGAACGCCGCCGTGAACGTGCCCTACGGTGGCGCCAAGGGCGGCATCCGCGTCGATCCGCGCAAGCTCTCGCGCGGCGAGCTCGAGCGCCTGACCCGCCGCTACACGAGCGAGATCGGCATCATCATCGGCCCGTCGAAGGACATCCCCGCGCCCGACGTGAACACCAACGGCCAGATCATGGCCTGGATGATGGACACCTACTCCATGAACGTGGGCAGCACCGCCACCGGCGTGGTCACCGGCAAGCCGGTGGATCTGGGCGGTTCGCTGGGCCGCGTGGAAGCCACGGGCCGCGGCGTGTTCACGGTGGGTGTGGAGGCCGCCAAGCTCACGGGCCTGTCCATCGAGGGCGCGCGCGTGGCCGTGCAGGGCTTCGGCAACGTGGGCGGCACGGCCGGCAAGCTGTTCACCGAGGCCGGCGCCAAGGTCGTGGCCGTGCAGGACCACACCGGCACCGTGCACAACGACAAGGGCCTCGACGTGCCCGCCCTGCTGGAGCATGTGAAGGAGCATGGCGGCGTGGGCGGCTTCGCGGGCGGCACGAGCATGGCGAACGACGAGTTCTGGGGCGTGGCCTGCGACATCCTGATCCCCGCCGCGCTGGAAGGCCAGATCACCAAGGACAACGCCGGCCGCATCCAGGCCAAGATGGTGATCGAGGGCGCCAACGGCCCCACGACGCCCGAGGCCGACGACATCCTCAACGACAAGGGCGTGCTCGTGCTGCCCGACGTGATCGCCAACGCCGGCGGCGTGACGGTGAGCTACTTCGAGTGGGTGCAGGACTTCTCGAGCTTCTTCTGGACCGAGGACGAGATCAACGCCCGCCTCGTGCGCATCATGCAGGAGGCCTTCGCGGGCGTGTGGCAGGTGGCGCAGGAGCACAAGGTGAGCCTGCGCACGGCCACCTTCATCGTGGCCTGCAAGCGCATCCTGCACGCCCGCGAGATGCGCGGCCTGTACCCCTGA
- a CDS encoding AraC family transcriptional regulator, producing the protein MPSISASSPVSPNLALLDLSERADGPPLIAVWGSEKADSEFQLGTRETGWHQHLRGQIFCIENGLVHVRTRRGSWLLPPHRAGWVPPGLPHMASISGVMSGWNVLVAPQAARSLPKEPCVVGVSELMRALVRRAVAWSGQDVLTPAQRRLSAVLLDELRGAPHEPLHLPMPSDRRLLRIAHAVLQAPGDARTLDAWAAWAGLSPRSLTRLCQAELGMSFAQWRQQAGLVHALESLARGESVARVSDALGYATPSNFIAMFRRAFGESPARYFAQRAGAPRAAQMPAEPPGAP; encoded by the coding sequence ATGCCGTCAATTTCCGCTTCTTCTCCGGTATCGCCCAACTTGGCGCTGCTCGACCTCAGCGAGCGGGCGGATGGCCCGCCGCTGATCGCGGTCTGGGGCAGCGAGAAGGCCGACAGCGAATTCCAGCTGGGCACGCGCGAGACCGGGTGGCACCAGCACCTCAGGGGCCAGATCTTCTGCATCGAGAACGGCCTGGTGCATGTGCGCACCCGGCGGGGGTCGTGGCTGCTGCCGCCGCACCGTGCGGGCTGGGTGCCGCCCGGCCTGCCGCACATGGCCAGCATCAGCGGCGTGATGAGCGGCTGGAACGTGCTGGTGGCGCCCCAGGCCGCGCGCTCCCTGCCCAAGGAGCCCTGCGTCGTGGGCGTGAGCGAGCTGATGCGCGCGCTGGTGCGTCGCGCCGTGGCCTGGAGCGGGCAGGACGTGCTGACGCCCGCGCAGCGGCGCCTGAGCGCCGTGCTGCTCGATGAACTGCGGGGTGCTCCGCACGAGCCGCTGCACCTGCCGATGCCGAGCGACCGGCGCCTGCTGCGCATCGCCCACGCGGTGCTGCAGGCGCCGGGGGATGCGCGCACCCTCGATGCGTGGGCGGCCTGGGCGGGCCTGTCGCCGCGCAGCCTGACGCGGCTGTGCCAGGCCGAGCTGGGCATGAGCTTCGCGCAGTGGCGCCAGCAGGCCGGCCTGGTGCATGCGCTCGAAAGCCTGGCGCGGGGAGAGTCCGTGGCCCGCGTGTCGGACGCGCTGGGCTATGCCACGCCGAGCAATTTCATCGCCATGTTCCGGCGCGCCTTCGGGGAGTCGCCGGCGCGGTACTTCGCCCAGCGAGCGGGTGCGCCACGCGCCGCGCAGATGCCGGCCGAGCCGCCCGGGGCCCCATGA
- a CDS encoding MFS transporter, translated as MACLASFMVVMDGSIVNVALPAMQRDLRLSHEAQQWVIDAYLLSFGGCMLLAARAGDLYGRRPVLLAGLALFTLASLVGGLAQGAAALLAARAAQGIGAAVLATSSMTLVMAATHHDKQARASALSLWAALNSAGFALGVVIGGLLTEGAGWRWVMFVNVPVGLVLMAGTALGLLAPPARAQRPPLDLPGALASTLGSAALVYGITQSTALGWGSPLVLGALAVAFGALGLFLAVERRSAHPLVRLSIFQLPGLGAGNLLMLCLGGLLAASIYLISTTLQQVAGYSASATGLAMLPMGCALAAVRMLFTRAMAAGTARQLPLWGSLLAAAGWCGWACCPRSRTSCGTCSARPCCWARGWAW; from the coding sequence ATGGCCTGCCTCGCCTCGTTCATGGTGGTGATGGACGGATCGATCGTGAACGTGGCCCTGCCCGCGATGCAGCGCGACCTGCGGCTGTCGCACGAGGCCCAGCAATGGGTGATCGACGCCTACCTGCTGAGCTTCGGCGGCTGCATGCTGCTGGCAGCCCGCGCGGGCGATCTCTACGGGCGACGGCCGGTGCTGCTGGCCGGCCTGGCCCTCTTCACGCTCGCCAGCCTCGTGGGCGGCCTGGCACAGGGCGCGGCGGCGCTGCTGGCGGCCCGCGCCGCGCAGGGCATCGGCGCCGCCGTCCTGGCCACCTCGTCCATGACGCTGGTGATGGCCGCCACGCACCACGACAAGCAGGCGCGCGCCAGCGCGCTGTCGCTGTGGGCGGCGCTGAATTCGGCCGGCTTCGCGCTGGGGGTGGTCATCGGCGGCCTGCTGACCGAAGGCGCGGGCTGGCGCTGGGTGATGTTCGTGAATGTGCCGGTCGGGCTGGTGCTGATGGCAGGCACCGCCCTCGGGCTGCTGGCGCCGCCGGCCCGCGCGCAACGGCCCCCGCTGGACCTGCCCGGCGCGCTGGCGTCCACGCTGGGCAGCGCGGCTCTCGTGTATGGCATCACGCAATCCACCGCGCTGGGCTGGGGGTCGCCCCTGGTGCTCGGTGCCCTGGCGGTGGCGTTCGGCGCGCTCGGGCTGTTCCTGGCCGTGGAGCGCCGCAGCGCCCACCCGCTCGTGCGGCTGAGCATCTTCCAGCTGCCCGGCCTGGGCGCCGGCAACCTGCTGATGCTGTGCCTGGGCGGGCTGCTCGCGGCGTCGATCTACCTGATCTCCACCACCCTGCAGCAGGTCGCAGGCTACAGCGCCAGCGCCACGGGCCTGGCCATGCTGCCGATGGGCTGCGCCCTTGCGGCGGTGCGGATGCTGTTCACCCGCGCCATGGCCGCCGGCACCGCCCGGCAGCTGCCGCTGTGGGGATCGCTGCTGGCCGCGGCGGGCTGGTGTGGCTGGGCCTGCTGCCCCCGCAGCCGGACTTCGTGCGGCACGTGTTCGGCCCGACCCTGCTGCTGGGCACGGGGCTGGGCATGGTGA
- a CDS encoding HpcH/HpaI aldolase/citrate lyase family protein: protein MDRSLPSAEALRQACSFLFVPADQPARVAKALASGADMVIADWEDAVAPQAKPGARAALAALWPSLAPAQRARLLVRTNADGTPWHADDLQAAQALAREGLAGVVVPKAESAARLAELAGALGAGCALMPLIESVAGLDAASALAAAPQVARLAFGHLDFQVDAGMRCGADEAELQPVRVALVLAARRAGRAAPVDGVSVDLADDARLRADTERGLRLGFGGKLCIHPRQLATVHAVFAPPPHEVQVAERLLAAAEAARGGVCVVDGRMVDAPVLALARRTLQRQAWAAQRAP, encoded by the coding sequence GTGGACCGCTCCCTGCCATCGGCCGAAGCGCTGCGCCAGGCCTGTTCCTTCCTGTTCGTGCCCGCCGACCAGCCCGCGCGCGTAGCCAAGGCGCTGGCAAGCGGTGCCGACATGGTCATCGCCGACTGGGAAGATGCCGTGGCGCCGCAGGCCAAGCCCGGCGCGCGCGCGGCGCTTGCCGCGCTGTGGCCGTCGCTGGCGCCGGCGCAGCGCGCGCGGCTGCTGGTGCGCACCAATGCCGATGGCACGCCCTGGCATGCCGACGACCTGCAGGCCGCGCAGGCCCTGGCCCGCGAAGGGCTGGCGGGCGTGGTGGTGCCCAAGGCCGAATCGGCGGCACGCCTCGCGGAGCTGGCCGGCGCGCTGGGCGCGGGCTGCGCGCTCATGCCGCTCATCGAGAGCGTGGCGGGGCTGGATGCGGCCAGCGCGCTCGCGGCCGCGCCCCAGGTGGCGCGCCTGGCGTTCGGACACCTCGACTTCCAGGTCGATGCGGGCATGCGCTGCGGGGCCGACGAGGCCGAGTTGCAGCCCGTGCGCGTGGCGCTGGTGCTTGCCGCGCGCCGCGCGGGGCGGGCCGCGCCCGTGGACGGCGTGAGCGTGGACCTGGCCGACGACGCGCGCCTGCGGGCCGACACCGAGCGCGGCCTGCGCCTGGGCTTTGGCGGCAAGCTGTGCATCCACCCGCGCCAGTTGGCCACCGTGCACGCGGTGTTCGCGCCGCCGCCGCACGAGGTGCAGGTCGCCGAACGCCTGCTCGCGGCCGCCGAGGCTGCGCGCGGCGGTGTCTGCGTGGTCGATGGGCGCATGGTCGATGCGCCCGTGCTGGCCCTGGCGCGGCGCACGCTGCAGCGCCAGGCCTGGGCGGCTCAGCGCGCCCCTTGA
- a CDS encoding MmgE/PrpD family protein yields MTQPTPIDTHPLARFAATLRWQDIPDAVRARAEDLCVDWFGSVLAGQGARPVRSIACFALSQGPAQGPSEVIGQAASTSPLMAALANAAAAHVAEQDDVHNGSVFHPAAVVFAPAVAVAQSLGASGAQLLTACVAGYEVGIRVGEFLGRSHYKVFHTTGTAGTFAAAAAVGHLLGLSPAQMQHALGSAGTQSAGLWEFLRTAADSKQLHTAHAAAAGLMAAYLAKDGFTGAQDIFTGPQGMAAGMSTDADPARLTDGLGTRWATAETSFKWHASCRHTHPAADALLQVMQQHGLRAEDIAQVTCHVHQGAIDVLGPVAAPATVHQSKFSMGTVLALAARFGHAGLGEFDAEFLAPGTVALRERVAMVLDPEVDAAYPRRWIGKVTVHTVVGRVLQGRVDEPKGDPGHTLSREEITAKALRLARYGTALPPGRAEAAVQRLWRLHAWPRVQRLLGED; encoded by the coding sequence GTGACGCAGCCAACCCCCATCGACACCCATCCCCTGGCCCGGTTCGCGGCCACGCTGCGGTGGCAGGACATTCCCGACGCCGTGCGCGCCCGCGCCGAAGACCTGTGCGTGGACTGGTTCGGCTCGGTGCTCGCGGGCCAGGGCGCGCGGCCCGTGCGCAGCATCGCGTGCTTCGCCCTGTCGCAGGGGCCGGCCCAGGGGCCGAGCGAGGTCATCGGCCAGGCGGCCAGCACGTCGCCTCTCATGGCCGCCCTGGCCAACGCCGCCGCCGCGCACGTGGCCGAGCAGGACGACGTGCACAACGGCTCGGTGTTCCACCCGGCGGCCGTGGTCTTCGCGCCCGCCGTGGCCGTAGCGCAGAGCCTGGGCGCCAGCGGGGCGCAGTTGCTCACGGCCTGCGTGGCGGGCTACGAGGTGGGCATCCGCGTGGGCGAGTTCCTGGGCCGCAGCCACTACAAGGTGTTCCACACCACGGGCACGGCCGGCACCTTCGCGGCCGCCGCCGCCGTGGGGCACCTGCTGGGCCTGTCGCCCGCGCAGATGCAGCACGCGCTGGGGTCGGCCGGCACGCAATCGGCGGGGCTGTGGGAGTTTCTGCGCACGGCGGCCGACAGCAAGCAGCTCCACACGGCGCATGCGGCGGCGGCGGGGCTCATGGCCGCGTACCTGGCGAAGGACGGCTTCACCGGTGCGCAGGACATCTTCACCGGCCCGCAGGGCATGGCGGCGGGCATGTCCACCGATGCCGATCCGGCCAGGCTCACCGACGGCCTGGGCACCCGCTGGGCCACGGCCGAGACTTCCTTCAAGTGGCATGCCTCGTGCCGCCACACGCACCCCGCGGCCGATGCGCTCCTGCAGGTGATGCAGCAGCACGGCCTGCGGGCCGAAGACATTGCACAGGTGACCTGCCATGTGCACCAGGGTGCCATCGACGTGCTGGGGCCCGTGGCGGCGCCGGCCACGGTGCACCAGAGCAAGTTCTCCATGGGCACGGTGCTCGCGCTGGCCGCGCGCTTCGGCCATGCGGGCCTGGGCGAGTTCGACGCGGAGTTCCTCGCGCCCGGGACCGTGGCCCTGCGCGAGCGGGTGGCCATGGTGCTGGACCCCGAGGTGGATGCCGCCTACCCGCGCCGCTGGATCGGCAAGGTCACGGTGCACACCGTGGTCGGCCGCGTGCTGCAGGGCCGTGTGGACGAGCCCAAGGGCGACCCGGGCCACACGCTGAGCCGCGAGGAGATCACGGCCAAGGCCCTGCGCCTGGCGCGGTACGGCACGGCGCTGCCGCCCGGGCGCGCCGAGGCCGCCGTGCAGCGCCTGTGGCGGCTGCACGCCTGGCCGCGCGTGCAGCGGCTGCTGGGCGAGGACTGA
- a CDS encoding CaiB/BaiF CoA transferase family protein produces the protein MIRPLDGITVVSLEHAVAAPFCTRQLADLGARVIKVERPGGGDFARGYDQRVKGQSSHFTWINRSKESLALDLKQPEALEALQQLLGQADVLVQNLAPGAAARMGLSYEALQARHPRLIVCDISGYGADGPYRDKKAYDLLIQSEAGFLSITGTPEVPSKAGISVADIAAGMYAYTHVLSALLLRGRTGEGSHIDVSMLEALGEWMGYPMYYAFDGAPPPPRTGASHASIYPYGPFQAGDGGTVMLGLQNEREWKAFCDTVLRQPQLAADARFDSNAQRNAHRAELQALILSLFAELTAAQVVERLDAAGIANARVNDMAGLWAHPQLAARSRWRDVDTPAGPVPALLPPGANSAFAPRMDPVPAVGEHTAAILAELGWSAQRIARLQAAPALA, from the coding sequence ATGATCAGACCCCTCGACGGCATCACCGTCGTCTCCCTCGAACACGCCGTGGCCGCGCCGTTCTGCACGCGCCAGCTCGCCGATCTGGGCGCACGCGTCATCAAGGTGGAGCGCCCCGGCGGCGGCGACTTCGCGCGCGGCTACGACCAGCGCGTGAAGGGACAGTCCTCGCACTTCACCTGGATCAACCGCAGCAAGGAAAGCCTGGCGCTGGACCTCAAGCAGCCCGAGGCGCTCGAGGCGCTGCAGCAGCTGCTCGGCCAGGCCGACGTGCTGGTGCAGAACCTCGCGCCCGGTGCGGCCGCGCGCATGGGGCTGTCCTACGAAGCGCTTCAGGCGCGCCACCCGCGCCTCATCGTCTGCGACATCTCGGGCTACGGCGCCGACGGGCCCTACCGCGACAAGAAGGCCTACGACCTGCTGATCCAGAGCGAGGCGGGCTTCCTCTCGATCACGGGCACGCCCGAGGTGCCGTCCAAGGCCGGCATCTCGGTGGCCGACATCGCGGCCGGCATGTATGCCTACACCCACGTCCTCTCGGCGCTGCTGCTGCGCGGCCGCACGGGCGAGGGCAGCCATATCGACGTGTCCATGCTCGAAGCGCTGGGCGAATGGATGGGCTACCCCATGTACTACGCCTTCGATGGCGCGCCGCCGCCGCCGCGCACCGGTGCCTCGCACGCCAGCATCTACCCCTATGGCCCGTTCCAGGCGGGCGATGGCGGCACGGTGATGCTGGGCCTGCAGAACGAGCGCGAATGGAAGGCCTTCTGCGACACCGTGCTGCGGCAGCCGCAGCTCGCGGCCGATGCGCGCTTCGACAGCAACGCGCAGCGCAACGCGCACCGCGCCGAGCTGCAGGCACTGATCCTCTCGCTGTTCGCGGAGCTGACGGCCGCGCAGGTGGTCGAGCGGCTCGATGCCGCCGGCATCGCCAACGCGCGCGTCAACGACATGGCGGGCCTGTGGGCCCATCCACAGCTCGCCGCGCGGTCGCGCTGGCGCGACGTGGACACGCCCGCCGGCCCCGTGCCAGCGCTGCTGCCGCCGGGCGCGAACAGCGCCTTCGCCCCGCGCATGGACCCCGTGCCGGCCGTGGGCGAGCACACCGCCGCCATCCTGGCCGAGCTGGGCTGGTCCGCCCAGCGCATCGCGCGGCTGCAGGCCGCGCCCGCCCTGGCCTGA